The Thermocrinis ruber genomic sequence GATCGCCATAATCGTTATAGACCTACAAACCGGAGACATTCTCGGTTTGGCAAACTACCCCCACTACGACCCCAATCACTACCAAAAGGCAAGACCGGAAAACAGGAGGAACTACGCAGTAACGGACCCCTTTGAACCGGGCTCTGTGATGAAACCCTTTTTTATAGGGCAGGCTTTAGAGAAGGGATACATAGGCTTTAACTACAGAGTAGATACAGAGGGAGGAAGGGCAGAGTTCTTTGGAAGGACCATAAGGGATGTGCATCCCTCCAAAGTTCTCTCCTTAGACCAAGTGCTCATAAAGTCTTCCAACGTGGGAACTGCCAAAATAGCCCGGTTCTTATCAAAGAAGGATGTGGAGGAGCTGTTTGAAAAGATGCATTTTAAATCCACCTTTGGGGTGCTACCCGGAGAGGCAAAGCCAAAGCTTCCAAACCTTAACTATCCTGCAAACATAATCTACGCCAGCATAGGGCAGGGCTTGAGTGCGAACCTTTTGAACCTCTGCGTAGCCTTTGGTGGGCTTGCCACTAACAAAATAATCCAGCCCCGCATAGTCTATGAACCAAACAGTCCCCCAAAAGTGCTAAGGGATAAGCTCTTTTCTGATAAGGTCTTAAATTGGCTACATAAAAACCTCATAAGGGTGGTAGAGGAGGGAACCGCAACCCAAGCCAAGTCCCAATACTTTACCATAGCGGGCAAAACGGGCACCGCCCAGAAGTTTGACTTTAGAACAGGCAAATACTCTATGGAAAAGGTGGTTGCCTACTTTGTGGGGTACTTTCCTGCCACCAACCCCAAATATGTGGCGGGCATAATGGTGGATGAGCCAAAGGGTAGAGCCTTCGGTGGCACCGCCGCAGCACCATACTTTAAAGAACTCGTAGAAAGAGTAGCCTTTTATGAAAGGCTAGAACCCGACAAGGCTAACAAGGCTATCTCGGAGGGAAGGCTCAAGGAGTAGCCCATCCACCCTCGGCACTTGGAGGGGTTTTATTCCCGTTAGCTCCTCCACTATGATTGGGTTAGTCCTTTCTGAGACATCCTTTCCCTCAAAACCGTTCATAACTATTCCCAAGATGTTAAGCCCCATGCTTTTAGCGTAAAAGTAGCTAAGGTAGGTATGGTTTAGGGTGCCAAGCCCAGCCCGAGCTACCAGCAGGATGGGAAGCCCCCAGTCTAAAGCCAAGTGGGCGTAGTTGTAATCCCTCTTTATGGGCACCGCAATGCCACCAGCTCCCTCCACCACCAAAAACTCATACCTTTCCAAAAGCCTAAGGTAATGCTCCTTTAAATCCGTAAGGGAAAAGTCCCTCTTCTCCTCCAAGATGCCCGCATAGGGAGAAAGGGGCAGAGAGTATCTAACCGGCACCGCCTCTTCCAAATCCTGCCCTGTAAGACTGCATAGCAAAGCCCCATCCTGGGGCACATCCTTCACGTCGGTCTCTACGGGCTTTAGGTAGCCCACCTTTACTCCCCTCTCTTTTAGGGCATAAACCAAGTTGTAAGAAATAAAGGTCTTTCCTACGCCCGTGTCTGTGGCAGTGATTAAAACCGCCCTCATTGCATAAGGTAGTATAGCATCAAAGGAGCATCCACACCAAAGCCTGCACCAAGACGGTTTTCAAGGAGCCTTCTGAGAAAGCCCTTTGGCTCCTCCACATAAAAGACCCTCGGCTTTTCTGCTTTAGAGAGCTCCTTTGCCTTCTCTATGGCATCCTGGAGCCCACCCAAACCATCCACCAGCTTGAGCTTTTGAGCATCCTCTCCCGTAAATACCCTACCGTCCGCTATCTCTCTGAGCTTGTTGGGGTCTACCTCCTTTCTGTACTTTAGTATGGCGTTCAAAAACTGCTCGTATGCCTTGTCTATGAGCTCCTGAAGGTATCGTTTTTCCTCTTCTGTGAGCTCCCTCGTGGGAGAGAGGGTATCCTTGAACTTTCCTGTCTTTATAGAGGTGGTTTTTATACCAAGCCTTTCCAAAAGCTCCTTTACGTTTGTATGCTGGATGATGACCCCTATGCTACCCGTTATAGTCCCCGGGTTTGCGTATATGTAGTCCCCCGCCATAGCCAGATAGAAGCATCCAGAGGCACAAACATTGCCCATAGACACCACCACCGGCTTTTTGGACTCTCTGAACCGCTCCAGAGCCCTGTATATCTCTTGGGATGCACCCACCGAGCCACCCGGACTTTCCGCCCTAACCACCAAAGCCCGCACGCTTTTGTCCTCTTTTAGGCTTTCTATCTTCCTAACGATGGGCTCCGAATTGATCAGAACCCCCTCTATTTTTAAAACCGCCACCCGCTCTCCCACCGGGAGCCTTGCCAACAAACTTCCCAGAAAACCAAGCACAGAGAGTAATATAACAAAAACAAAAAACCGCCTTATCCACTTCATGGCTTTAATTATATCAACCTACCTCAAACAGAGCCTCACTGCAAAATTGCAAAAAAGGACCCGAGCATCAAAAACCCACAAAAACATAGCTTCCAAGCACCCAATTGCAAGTTTGCATCTAAAAAAACCTCTTGACAAATTTTTTTCCTTATGCTATCATTAAAACCATCAAAAAACTTTAAAGGAGGGTATCAACATGAAGAAGAGCCTTTTAGCAATGGCAGCACTAATGGGTGTTGCTACTTTGCCAGCCCACGCCTGGAGAGTAAACATTGACAAGGAGACCTTCGCAGACATAGGCTTCTCCACCCAAATATGGGGAAGAAGCGAGGGCAAGAGGACAACTGCATCCACAGACCACAACGCCACGAACTTTTATGTGAACTTGGCTAACATCACCGCAAGCGGGCATGTGAACAAGCTGGTGTATTTCAGCATCAACGCAGAATCCACCGCTTTTAGGGGAAGCTTCATAACCAGGGATGCCTTCATCGGAATGAAGTTTGCGGATGAGTTCAGGGTTCAAGCGGGTGCAATGAGGGTTCCCTTCTCCAGAATAGCCCTAACATCCTCCTACAACTTCCTTATCCCAACCCAAGCACTTGGTGATGTGTTTAGGGGACTGCCAATAAACCCCACACACGCATTGGGTGTGCTTAATGATGGTAGCAGGGATGCAGGAATAGTCGTTTGGGGTAATGTGGCAGACGGTATGCTAAAGTACTACTTGGGTGTTTCTGACGGTAGGTTTGATAGGAGAGATAGCAATACAAACCTCTTTGGTGCAAACACTAAAGACTCCCTTGCCTACACCATAAGGCTTCAATTTACCCCCACCATGCTTGGCTTTAAGGGCGAAACCGGATATACCCTTGCGGACACATACCTTGGCAGGCAGAACGTTCTTACCCTCGGCGTAGGTTATAGGGTAGTTGGTGCAAAAACCACCGGTCTTACTGCTAACTACTCAAAGGATGTTAAGCTGTGGACTGTAGATATGCTTTACGAACAAAAGTTTGGAGATATCATCCCTAACCTTCAAGTGGGATACATAAACGCAAAGGATGTGCCTTATGGTTTTAATAATTCTGCCGTGTGTAATGGTGTAACAAATACCGTATGCTATGGCAAAGCAACCCAAATTTATGCCCAAGCACAACTCCTGTATGACCAAATGGTGGGCTTTGGAAAACCAGCCCTTGCAATAAGGTGGGAGCAAGACAAGAATAAAGATAGGTTCAACTTCTACTATACTGGTGCTAGTGCCGGTCAAACTGAGCCAATACCAGGCGAGCCCAGGAACACAAGGGTTGGTGTGTTTGTCCACTACTACATCAAGGGTCAAGCAGCAAAGGTATCCTTGGGTGTGGACTCTGTGAACAGAAACGCTGACTCAAGGGGTACAACTGGAAGGAGCTTCACCGACTACACCCTCCACCTCCAAACCCAATTCTAAGTGTTAGAAATTGCACCGCCCCGCCCTCTGGCGGGGTTTTTTTATTTTTGGCATGAGAAAGGCTTTTACTCTCATAGAGCTTTTGGTGGTTATTGTGATTTTGGGTATTCTTGCTGCCATTGTGGTCCCAAGGATCACGGGCAGGGTTGATCAAGCAAAGGTGGAGGCAACAAAGGTTCAGATGAAAGCTATAAAGGATGCCTTGGAGCAATACAAGCTTGACAATGGTTTTTATCCTACCACCGAGCAGGGTCTAAAAGCCTTGGTGGAAAAACCAAACACTCCGCCGGTGCCAACCAGGTGGAGGCAGTATTTGGACAAAGTGCCCAAGGATGCGTGGGATCGTGATTTTATTTATGTTTCTCCGGGGGTAAACAGACCCTTTGAGCTGAGGTCTATGGGTCCGGACGGAAAGGAAGGCACAGAAGATGACTTAGATGTTTGGAACCTGTAGGGGCTTTACCCTTATAGAAGTTTTAATTGCCCTTTCTGTTTTGGTGATCACCTTTAGCGTTCTCTTTGAACTTTTGCTTTCTGCACGCAAGGATTACGAGCTTGCCAGAAGCCTTTACCAAGATATGAGCCTTTTGAACAACAAAATTTTGGAAAACAGGCTGGAGGGTGTGCGGGTTAGGGAGAGGGAGCTAAGGGACTATCCGGGCATCAAAGAGGTGGAGCTCTCTTACGGTTCTGCGGTGATATACCTTTTCAAAAAATGAAAAGGGCGTTTACCCTTCTTGAGTTAATCGTAGTCATAACCTTGCTTGGGCTTGTCTTTGGGCTTTTTTCTTATGTTTTTAAGTCCAGCGTGGAATCTTCGGTGTTTCTTGCGGAGGATAGCCAAAGGCTAAAGGAGGAAGCCCTTTTGGTTTGGAACATTCAAAGGAAGGTCATTTCCGCAAAGGACGCATACATGGAAAGGGATAAGCTATTTTTACACACCTACGCAGGGGATTACTACCAAGGCTTGGTAAAGTGTGCCTTTATTTACAGGGATGGTGTGCTTTACTATTACGAGTTTCCTTATCCTTACGGGGATATAAAGTTCTACGAGGATGATCGGCTTATAAAGTTGGGAAAGTTTAAGGAACTTTCCTTTTCTGCGGTGAAGGGTGGTAAGACTGAAGAGACCTATAAGGGACTGCCAGACCTTTATCGTATAACCATAGATGGCAGGGAGTATCTTATAAAGCCATGAGTAGGATAAAGCTGTACAAGGGCATAGACCAGTTTGGAAATATCAGAAGTGGTAAGATTGAGGTGCCGGAGGGCATGTCCGCTTACGAGTTTTTAATCTCTCAGGGCATAAAGCCCCTAAAAATAGAGGATGTTTCCGAGGGCATCTGGAGTAGGGAACTCTTTAAAAGAAAACCCTCCCAAGAGGACGTTGCCTTTTTGCTAACGCAGATTTCTATGCTACTCTCTTCCGGGCTAAACTTACCAAAAGCCTTAGAGACCGCCATACAGCAGGCGGAGGATAAAAGAATTAAGCAAGCTTTACTTTCTGTAAAGGAAGCCATAGAAAAGGGAGAGCCTTTGCATACTGCCTTTGGCAGGGCGGACATATTTCCAGAGTTCTTTTTGGAGATGCTAAAGACCGCCGAAAGGGGCGAAAACTTAGAAAAGGTCTTTGAAATTGCGGGGGAGTTCCTCAGCAGGATGGCACAGGTGAGGGCAAAGGTTCTGTCTTCCCTGACTTACCCTGTCTTTGTGATCCTCTTTAGCCTTCTTTCGGTGTTTGCGGTGGTTAAGTTTGTGATCCCAAAAGTTGCCGGCGTGCTGGCTGGTTTGGGAAAGGACCTGCCCTTGATAACAAAAATTCTTCTCTTTTCCTCCAAGCTGATGGGTTATTTCCTTTATCTTTTCCCTCTGTTTATCCTGCTTTTTGTTTTTAAAGGAAAGCTCATAAGCAGGGAAAACATAGACAAGTACTACCTTATGCTTCCCATCTTTGGTAAGGTTTCCTTTTACTTTCAGCTTTCAAGGTTTGCGGGCAGTTTGCGTATGTCCTTGCTTTCTGGCATTCCCCTCGTTAGGGCGGTGTCTTTGGCAATAGATACCATAACCAATCAATACATAAAGGGTAAGCTAAAAGAGGTGCCCAAGGAGATTGCCAAGGGCAAAAGCTTGGCGGAGGTTCTCAAGGCTACCGGCGTATTTCCTTCCCTCTTTGTGGGTCTTTTGGCTACCGGTGAAAGGAGCGGAGAGTTGGAAAAGTCTTTGGAGCTTTTAGAAAAGCTCTACGACCAGCAAGCTATGAGAAAGATAAACCTCTGGATAAGGTTGGCGGAGCCCATTGCCATGCTCATAATAGGCATCTTGGTTGCCTTTGTAGTCCAAAGCGTGGTGCTACCCCTTACAGAAATCTCCAGTGGAGTCAAAAGGTAGTTCAAAGCTCCTCTTCTATATCCGTCAACAGGTCTTCCAGTCTTCTTTCTATCCAAAAATCTGCGGTTTCTATGGAAAACTCTCCCCTGTTTAGATGTTCGTCTTTTATAAGCTCCAACTGAACATCCTTTAGGTCCAAGGTTTTTAAAAACTCCTCCACCGTTGGCAAATCGTGGGGATTTACCCTTAGCCTTATGTATCCTTTCAAAGAAATACCACTGTTTAAAGCCTTTTGTAAAGACTGAAGGACAGCCTCCTCCTTTGGGAGCTTTTCCGTTAAATAGAGCCTTCTGGCTATGTTTAAGGCAATATCCTTTATCTCATTCCTTACCTTATCTTCCACCTCCGAGAACTTTTCCAAGAGGGTTTGGCAAAAACCTTCAACGTGCCCCTGAAAGGTTTTTAGCCCTGCGATCTTTTCCTCCAAGGCTCTCTTTTCAGCTTCTAAAAGTTTTTTCTCCTCCACAAGCTTGGAGTTCAGCCTTGCCAACTCTTGGTTTTTTCCTTTACACTCCAAAAGTTCCATTTCAAGCAATTTTACGGTATTTTTCAAAGCTTCAATCTGCTTAAGTAGTTGCTGTTTCTCTAGTTTTTCTTCTTTACTTTCCTCTGCCTCCTTCGGAAGAACGTACTCCACCGAGTGCAGTGGTTTAAAATCCTCATGCATAGTATTCTCCACCTGTGAGGTCTATTATTCCTTGGTCTGCTAAGTTTTTGATAACTTTTATAACCTCCTTTTGAGCCTTTTCTACTTCGCTTGCCCTAACCGGTCCCATAGCCTCCATATCCTCCCTCATGATCTCCGCCGCCTTTTTGGACATGTTAGACAGGAACTTCTCCTTTATATCCTCCGGCGCTCCCTTAAGGGCTATCATAAGCACGTTTTTATCTACCGCCTTTAGGATCTCCACTATAGCCCTGTTGTCCAGCTTCCTTATGTCTTCAAAGGTGAACATCTTTTCCTTTATCTTTTCCGCCAAGTAGGGATCTTCTTGTTCCAACTTTGCCAGTATGCTGTTGGCGGTATTTTTATCAAGCACGTTCAGAATGTTAGCCACAAGGGGTATGCCCTCCAACTTCTGCATAACTCCGCTTACACCCATACTCCTTATTTCTTCTGCTATAGCCTCAATTAGCTCTTTCATGAACTCGGGGGATATGTTTTCAAGGGTTGCCATCCTTTTGGCAACCTCCACCTTTAGGCTATCGGGTAAAAGCTTGAGAACCTCTGCCGCCTTTGCCGACGAAAGCTGAGACAGAACTACCGCTATTGTTTGGGGATGTTCATTCCTTAAAAGGTTTGCTAAAAGTTTTTCATCTACCCTTTCCAACTCTTGAAAGCTCTTTATGAGGTTGGAACTGCTGAGGAACTCATAAATCTTTGCGAACTTCTCTGGGGGAAGGACCTTCCTTGCAAACTCCAACAGGGCATCCACATCGGGATTTACAAAGGATGCTGCCTTATACTCTTCTATAAACTCTTTACCTATTTCTTCTATGTCCTTTAGTGTTATTCCTTCTAAGCTGGATGCAAGAACTAATATCTCTTGGATCTCGTTATCATCCAGCTCCTTCATCACCTCCACCGCCACCTGCGGAGGCAGAGCCATAAGTAGTATGGCTGCCTTTTGGGCTTTGCTTAGCTTACTTTTTGCCTCCGGCATGCTTTCTATATTAAGATAAACCGAGATTTTTTAAAATAAATTCCTATGACCATTGGTGAATTCCTAAGGGAAAACAAGCTGTCCGTAGGAGATAACTTTAAGTTTCTGTTGGAAAAACTTGGTGTCTACCAAGAGGAGTTTGTAAAGAGAGTAGAGTCTGCGGTGGGTGAAACCGCCAAAATGTCCAAGTCCAAGGCAAACACCGTAGACCCAGAGGATATGGTCAACAGCTACGGGGCAGACACGGTTAGGCTCTACATACTCTTTGCAGGACCTGTAGAAAAGGACTTTGAATGGACAGAAGAAGGTCTTCAGGGTGCCCACAGATTTCTAAAGAGGCTCTGGGGCTTTTTCCACGAAAACCTTGAAAGGCTTAGGAATCTTCAATATACAAGGGAGGAACTCTCAAAGGTGGAAGGTAAGGCAAAGGATGTACGAAAGAAAGCCCACCAAACCCTAAAAAAGTATTTGCAAGATATGGAAGAGCTCTCCTTTAACACCGCCATTGCAGGCATAATGGAGCTTTTGAACACCCTCCAGGACTTTAAACCGGAAACCCAGGCAGACTACAAGGTCCTGAAGGAAGCCCTTGAGCTAATTCTTTTTATGCTTTATCCAATTACGCCCCACATCTGCGAGGAGCTGTGGAACGAGCTGGGCAATCAAAGACTCATGGTCTTTTACACCTTCCCACAGCCAGACCCAGAGGCACTAAAAGAGGAGGAGGTGGAAGTAGCGGTGCAGGTCAACGGAAAGCTAAAGGCAGTTATCAAGGTTCCCATAGATGCCCAAGAGGATACTGTAAAGTCCATAGCCTTAGCCCAAGAGAAAGTTGCAAAAGCGTTGAAAAACAAAAAACTTCAAAAGGTCATATATGTAAAAAATAAGCTTATAAACCTGGTGGTTAGCGATGGATGAACTTTTGGCTTGGCTTTTGTTCTTTGGAAAGCTCTTTCTGCTGATGCTTTTGGTGGGTTTGCCCTTGCTTTTGATCATAATATTCCTGGCGAACGCCCTCTATAAACTGCTTTCGCCCAAGCTTGAAGAGTGGGAGAGGAAAAGGGATCAATCCAAGAAGTAGCTTATGACTAAAATCATACCTTTTAAACTTGACAACAGTGCAATGTATACTAACTTTATGATAACTCAATGTTGTAGGAGGTAAGGAATGAAGGTAGTCCCAGGACCCGCCGGTTATATACCTACACCACCCGCCTTTGAGGGTGTGGAATTGCCACCTCCGGGAAAAGCCCTTCTCTACGGAGAGATCGTAGATGAAGAGGTTGCAATGAGAGAGGCAGCCAAAGCTCTGCTTACCCGTAGGAATCCTACCATATTCCCTGGGCCTCTCGTCCTGTGGGGATGGAACGCCAGTGCTATGGAGAAGGCAAAGGCAGTGTTAGAGCTTGCCATGGAAATACCCAACTGCCGGATCATACCCATGCCCGACTACAGACCCAAGTATCCCAAAATAGACCCAGAGGCGGAGATAAACCCAAACCATCCTAACCTGACCATCCTTCACAACAAGATAGAAGTTTGTATATTTGTGGGTGTCCATTGCCATTATGCCAATCTATCTTTGAGAATGATCAGGGCAGGGACCAACTGCTTTACCATAGCCCTGTGTGCGGAGATGGGACACGAAGACGCTATGGTATCCCTCAGGGACGTGCATGCGGAGGAGATAAGAAGGTTTAAGGATGTTGTTGTACAAGTCAGAGAAGAGCTCGGTATAAAGTGGGAACCAAAGCTTCCCCCAGAGAATCCATCCCTGCCCAAAGAAAATTGGGAGACTCTTTCGGTGGTGGATTACGGAGAGTATTCATACTTGCTTATTCCCAGAAAGGGTGAGTATGTCCCTGAAAGTGAATAAAAAATTGGAGGTAATACCATGCCAGAGCAAAGGGTTGTAGATGCAGATTACCTTTTGTTAGAGGCTCCGAGGGAGCGCAAGTTTATCACAGGCGCCCAAGCTATGGCGGAAGCGGTAAAGCGTGCCAACGTGGATATAGCCATAGCCTATCCAATTACCCCCCAGTCTGAGGTTATGCACCTGGTGGGAGACCTGTGGGCTCAGGGCTACCTCAAGGACTACTACAGGGCTGAAGAAGAGTACGGCGCCATGTCCGCTATAGCTGGTGCGGTCAGAGGTGGTGCGAGAGCCTTTACCGCCACTTCTGGACCTGGACTTCTGAGGGGTCTTGAAGCTATAGCTTCTTGGCCTGGGCACAGAATACCGGCGGTCTTGGGAGTTCTCACAAGGGTCGTCAATGCACCCCTTTCCATACAGCCCGACAATGTAGAGATCGCATACCTTCTCAATTGTGGTATGGTTGTCCTTCACGCAGAGAACCAGCAGGATGTCTTTGACTTTACCTTGGCAGCCTTTGTAATCTCCGAAAAGGTGGATGTTTATATTCCCGTAGCGGTATGCACGGAGGGCTTTTTCGTTACCCACGCAAAGGGTTATGTGAACATGACCCCTGAGGATATGAAATTGCCTCCAAGGGACCCCTACAAAGCACCTGTTCCCCCCACCGACTGTGAAATACCACCCGCAAGAATTCAAAGGGACGCACCTGTGCAAAAGTCCAACTTCATGAGCTATCTGATTCACGCAGTATGGCAGCAGGAGGTTTGGTCCTCTAACATAAGGGCTATGAAGTACATCTACAAGTACTTGGGTGGTCCCATAGAGGTGGTCAACCCCGATGCGGAAGTGTTCATAGTGGCTTCCGGTTGTGCAGCGGCGCAGGGTAGAGAGGCGGTACGTTATGCCCAGATGGAAGGCCTCAATGTAGGTCTGGTAAAGGTAAAATCCATAAGACCCTTCCCAGAGAAGGAAATAAGGGAAGTGCTCAAAAAGGCAAAGGCGGTCATAGTACCCGAGCACAACATCGTGGGATGGCTTGCCAAAGAGGTAAAGGCAACCATTCCAGACAACGACAAGGTAATAGGTGGTCCAAGGGTCTACGGTGGTATGACCCTACCAGTAGAGCTTATAATGGAAAAGATATATGACGCCTTTGGCATAAAGAAAGAAAGGAAAGTTGTAGTATAAAAAAAACTTAAAAAAAGGAGGTGTTACCATGGGCTTGGAGTATGTAAGAATATCACCAGGCTTTGAGAAATACATGCCCAAGGACTATGTAGATCTAGTCAAGTATGGGCAGTTTGGCAGGCAGGTAGATGTCCAACAGCTTGGACAGTTCAAGGAGCTGGTGGAAGAGCATCCTATGTGTGCGGGTTGCTTTATGGCGTACTTCATCAGGATCTTCTACGCAGCCCTCCCCAACCCAGAGGATACCATAGTCATCGGTACCGCAGGCTGTGCAAGGTTGGCACTATCTCAGGCAGCGGTTCCCTTCATCTACGGAAACTACGGAGACACCAACGCGGTGGCATCCGGTCTAAAGAGGGCACTAACTATTAGGTTCCCCGACAAGGTAAAGGATGTGGTGGTTATCGCAGGAGACGGTGGTCTTATAGACATAGGCTTTGGAATGACCATGCACTCTTGGTTCAGGAGGGAAAAATTCACCACCATAATGGTGGATAACGAGGTTTACGGAAACACAGGTGGGCAAGAGAGCGGAATGTCTCCCAAGGGTGTTCAGCTAAAGATGGCTCCCAAAGGAAAGCAGTTTGACAAGATCAACGCGGTGGAGCTGGCAAAGGTTGCCGGTTGTGTCTATGTGGCAAAGCTTGCTCCCACCAATCCCAAAAGGATCGCAAAGACCATAAGGAGGGCTATCCTCGCCGCAAGGCACTTTGGACCCACCTTTATACACGCTTACACCTCTTGCAACATTGAGTACTCTATACCCACAGATAAGGTTCTTGAGGACGCACGCAAGAGGGAAAAGCAAGACTTTGCCTTTTACGAGTGGATGACCGATGAAGTAAGGGAATACTTTGAAGAAATAGAGAAGCAGTCTCAGGAGGTCAAAGTATGAAGCGTTATAACATCAGAATAGCGGGCGTTGGTGGGCAGGGGGTGGTCACCTCCGCCCACATCCTTGGAAATGCTATGTCCGCCGCAGGCAAGTATGCTACACTGGTTCCCTTCTTTGGCTCTGAAAAGAGAATGGCACCCGTAGAAGCCTATGTGCGTGTGTCCGACCAGCCCATCTACGAAGTGGGTGAGGTGGTCTATCCCAACGTGATCATGATCTACCACCCTCAGGTTATCACCCACGGCAAATCCTACACCATGCCCTTTTACTC encodes the following:
- a CDS encoding porin; the protein is MKKSLLAMAALMGVATLPAHAWRVNIDKETFADIGFSTQIWGRSEGKRTTASTDHNATNFYVNLANITASGHVNKLVYFSINAESTAFRGSFITRDAFIGMKFADEFRVQAGAMRVPFSRIALTSSYNFLIPTQALGDVFRGLPINPTHALGVLNDGSRDAGIVVWGNVADGMLKYYLGVSDGRFDRRDSNTNLFGANTKDSLAYTIRLQFTPTMLGFKGETGYTLADTYLGRQNVLTLGVGYRVVGAKTTGLTANYSKDVKLWTVDMLYEQKFGDIIPNLQVGYINAKDVPYGFNNSAVCNGVTNTVCYGKATQIYAQAQLLYDQMVGFGKPALAIRWEQDKNKDRFNFYYTGASAGQTEPIPGEPRNTRVGVFVHYYIKGQAAKVSLGVDSVNRNADSRGTTGRSFTDYTLHLQTQF
- a CDS encoding type II secretion system protein, which encodes MKRAFTLLELIVVITLLGLVFGLFSYVFKSSVESSVFLAEDSQRLKEEALLVWNIQRKVISAKDAYMERDKLFLHTYAGDYYQGLVKCAFIYRDGVLYYYEFPYPYGDIKFYEDDRLIKLGKFKELSFSAVKGGKTEETYKGLPDLYRITIDGREYLIKP
- a CDS encoding type II secretion system F family protein; the encoded protein is MSRIKLYKGIDQFGNIRSGKIEVPEGMSAYEFLISQGIKPLKIEDVSEGIWSRELFKRKPSQEDVAFLLTQISMLLSSGLNLPKALETAIQQAEDKRIKQALLSVKEAIEKGEPLHTAFGRADIFPEFFLEMLKTAERGENLEKVFEIAGEFLSRMAQVRAKVLSSLTYPVFVILFSLLSVFAVVKFVIPKVAGVLAGLGKDLPLITKILLFSSKLMGYFLYLFPLFILLFVFKGKLISRENIDKYYLMLPIFGKVSFYFQLSRFAGSLRMSLLSGIPLVRAVSLAIDTITNQYIKGKLKEVPKEIAKGKSLAEVLKATGVFPSLFVGLLATGERSGELEKSLELLEKLYDQQAMRKINLWIRLAEPIAMLIIGILVAFVVQSVVLPLTEISSGVKR
- the fliG gene encoding flagellar motor switch protein FliG → MPEAKSKLSKAQKAAILLMALPPQVAVEVMKELDDNEIQEILVLASSLEGITLKDIEEIGKEFIEEYKAASFVNPDVDALLEFARKVLPPEKFAKIYEFLSSSNLIKSFQELERVDEKLLANLLRNEHPQTIAVVLSQLSSAKAAEVLKLLPDSLKVEVAKRMATLENISPEFMKELIEAIAEEIRSMGVSGVMQKLEGIPLVANILNVLDKNTANSILAKLEQEDPYLAEKIKEKMFTFEDIRKLDNRAIVEILKAVDKNVLMIALKGAPEDIKEKFLSNMSKKAAEIMREDMEAMGPVRASEVEKAQKEVIKVIKNLADQGIIDLTGGEYYA
- a CDS encoding FliH/SctL family protein is translated as MHEDFKPLHSVEYVLPKEAEESKEEKLEKQQLLKQIEALKNTVKLLEMELLECKGKNQELARLNSKLVEEKKLLEAEKRALEEKIAGLKTFQGHVEGFCQTLLEKFSEVEDKVRNEIKDIALNIARRLYLTEKLPKEEAVLQSLQKALNSGISLKGYIRLRVNPHDLPTVEEFLKTLDLKDVQLELIKDEHLNRGEFSIETADFWIERRLEDLLTDIEEEL
- a CDS encoding peptidoglycan D,D-transpeptidase FtsI family protein translates to MSNTVKNTKIYLLAFLVFLGFLVVIIRYAYIQLFGRTAYIERVVEKFPKAVVERVPVYRGAIKDRKGVELAISMPTFSIFAFPKYVQNREELARRLSAILDQREEEILRKLNTDRKFVWLARNIDKEYINYVRGVIRDTQNQNSVGIQEDYKRVYPHGHLASNLIGFVGADGRGLEGIEYMFDNKLYSKEAKKVFLYSPKGGRLVLNLEEEERDYKTQDLQLTIDFGVQVILEDIKEKIVKDWNPRRIAIIVIDLQTGDILGLANYPHYDPNHYQKARPENRRNYAVTDPFEPGSVMKPFFIGQALEKGYIGFNYRVDTEGGRAEFFGRTIRDVHPSKVLSLDQVLIKSSNVGTAKIARFLSKKDVEELFEKMHFKSTFGVLPGEAKPKLPNLNYPANIIYASIGQGLSANLLNLCVAFGGLATNKIIQPRIVYEPNSPPKVLRDKLFSDKVLNWLHKNLIRVVEEGTATQAKSQYFTIAGKTGTAQKFDFRTGKYSMEKVVAYFVGYFPATNPKYVAGIMVDEPKGRAFGGTAAAPYFKELVERVAFYERLEPDKANKAISEGRLKE
- a CDS encoding type IV pilus modification PilV family protein; amino-acid sequence: MFGTCRGFTLIEVLIALSVLVITFSVLFELLLSARKDYELARSLYQDMSLLNNKILENRLEGVRVRERELRDYPGIKEVELSYGSAVIYLFKK
- a CDS encoding class I tRNA ligase family protein, whose translation is MTIGEFLRENKLSVGDNFKFLLEKLGVYQEEFVKRVESAVGETAKMSKSKANTVDPEDMVNSYGADTVRLYILFAGPVEKDFEWTEEGLQGAHRFLKRLWGFFHENLERLRNLQYTREELSKVEGKAKDVRKKAHQTLKKYLQDMEELSFNTAIAGIMELLNTLQDFKPETQADYKVLKEALELILFMLYPITPHICEELWNELGNQRLMVFYTFPQPDPEALKEEEVEVAVQVNGKLKAVIKVPIDAQEDTVKSIALAQEKVAKALKNKKLQKVIYVKNKLINLVVSDG
- the sppA gene encoding signal peptide peptidase SppA — translated: MKWIRRFFVFVILLSVLGFLGSLLARLPVGERVAVLKIEGVLINSEPIVRKIESLKEDKSVRALVVRAESPGGSVGASQEIYRALERFRESKKPVVVSMGNVCASGCFYLAMAGDYIYANPGTITGSIGVIIQHTNVKELLERLGIKTTSIKTGKFKDTLSPTRELTEEEKRYLQELIDKAYEQFLNAILKYRKEVDPNKLREIADGRVFTGEDAQKLKLVDGLGGLQDAIEKAKELSKAEKPRVFYVEEPKGFLRRLLENRLGAGFGVDAPLMLYYLMQ
- the gspG gene encoding type II secretion system major pseudopilin GspG: MRKAFTLIELLVVIVILGILAAIVVPRITGRVDQAKVEATKVQMKAIKDALEQYKLDNGFYPTTEQGLKALVEKPNTPPVPTRWRQYLDKVPKDAWDRDFIYVSPGVNRPFELRSMGPDGKEGTEDDLDVWNL
- the bioD gene encoding dethiobiotin synthase, whose amino-acid sequence is MRAVLITATDTGVGKTFISYNLVYALKERGVKVGYLKPVETDVKDVPQDGALLCSLTGQDLEEAVPVRYSLPLSPYAGILEEKRDFSLTDLKEHYLRLLERYEFLVVEGAGGIAVPIKRDYNYAHLALDWGLPILLVARAGLGTLNHTYLSYFYAKSMGLNILGIVMNGFEGKDVSERTNPIIVEELTGIKPLQVPRVDGLLLEPSLRDSLVSLVGF